The following coding sequences lie in one Yoonia sp. G8-12 genomic window:
- the ugpB gene encoding sn-glycerol-3-phosphate ABC transporter substrate-binding protein UgpB — MTKSILGALAVTTMLSPVAAMAQTEVQFWHAFTGRLGELVAAQVEEFNASQSDYVVTQSYKGNYSETLNAGIAAFRAGEQPHILMVFEVGTATMMAAPGATRPVYEVMAQSGATFDPDAYIGSVKGYYTTTDGDMLSLPFNSSTPVLWVNRDAFEAAGVDPDTDLSTWQAVGETLTALQEGGSECPLVTAWQSWIHLENFSAYHDVPFASQDNGFAGLDTELLLNGEAQVAHLTAMGEWAQDGKFIYTGRRNEGGANFRSGECALFTESSAGYAGIKAEAEFDFDVRALPYWEGVGNGPQNTIIGGASLWVMEGHEDAEYAGVGEFLAYLSSSDVQAQWHQDTGYLPITSEAGEATRAAGFYDENPGTDIAVIQMTANEPTANSKGLRLGSFDQIRGIIDEELEAIWAGDKTAQEAMDSAKERGDALLRRFESANG; from the coding sequence ATGACAAAATCGATTCTCGGCGCTCTCGCCGTCACAACAATGCTGTCGCCAGTAGCGGCCATGGCACAAACAGAAGTGCAGTTCTGGCACGCCTTTACCGGCCGCTTGGGCGAACTGGTCGCGGCCCAGGTTGAGGAATTCAACGCAAGCCAAAGCGACTATGTCGTCACGCAAAGCTATAAGGGCAATTATTCAGAAACACTCAACGCCGGTATCGCGGCGTTCCGTGCGGGCGAACAGCCCCATATCCTGATGGTGTTTGAGGTCGGCACAGCGACAATGATGGCAGCACCGGGGGCCACAAGGCCCGTCTATGAGGTCATGGCGCAAAGCGGTGCCACCTTCGACCCTGACGCGTACATCGGCTCGGTCAAAGGCTATTACACAACGACCGACGGGGATATGCTGTCGCTGCCTTTCAACTCGTCCACACCTGTGTTGTGGGTGAACCGCGATGCATTCGAAGCAGCAGGCGTTGATCCCGACACCGATCTGTCCACATGGCAGGCCGTTGGCGAAACGCTGACTGCATTGCAAGAAGGTGGTTCTGAGTGCCCATTGGTCACTGCATGGCAAAGCTGGATTCACCTTGAGAACTTCTCGGCCTACCATGACGTGCCTTTCGCCAGTCAGGACAACGGCTTTGCCGGACTTGATACGGAACTGTTGCTGAACGGCGAAGCGCAAGTCGCGCACCTGACGGCTATGGGTGAATGGGCGCAGGACGGCAAGTTCATCTACACCGGTCGCCGCAACGAAGGTGGTGCAAACTTCCGCTCTGGCGAATGTGCGCTCTTCACCGAAAGCTCGGCGGGTTATGCCGGCATCAAGGCCGAGGCCGAGTTTGACTTTGACGTGCGTGCGCTGCCCTATTGGGAAGGTGTCGGAAACGGCCCGCAGAACACCATTATCGGTGGTGCTTCGCTTTGGGTCATGGAAGGCCATGAAGATGCGGAATACGCCGGAGTTGGTGAATTCCTCGCCTATCTGTCGTCCAGTGACGTGCAGGCGCAATGGCATCAGGACACAGGCTATCTGCCGATCACGTCCGAGGCCGGCGAAGCGACACGTGCGGCGGGTTTCTATGACGAAAACCCCGGCACCGATATCGCCGTGATCCAGATGACCGCGAATGAGCCGACGGCCAATTCCAAAGGTCTGCGTCTTGGGTCTTTTGACCAGATCCGCGGGATCATCGACGAAGAGCTTGAGGCGATCTGGGCGGGTGATAAAACCGCGCAGGAAGCGATGGACAGCGCAAAAGAACGCGGTGACGCGCTGTTGCGCCGGTTCGAATCCGCGAACGGCTAA
- a CDS encoding cold-shock protein, which yields MANGTVKWFNSTKGFGFIAPEGGSKDVFVHISALERAGLTSLNDDQKVTFDIESGRDGRESAANIVLA from the coding sequence ATGGCCAATGGCACCGTAAAATGGTTTAACTCTACTAAAGGTTTTGGGTTTATTGCCCCCGAAGGCGGTAGCAAGGATGTGTTCGTGCATATCTCCGCACTTGAGCGCGCTGGCCTGACCAGCCTGAATGACGACCAAAAAGTCACGTTCGATATCGAGTCCGGCCGCGATGGTCGCGAAAGTGCTGCCAATATCGTCTTGGCATAA
- a CDS encoding DUF6481 family protein — translation MKNFDQDRLDGRIKSASAAKQSMLERFKAAADDPERLAKRAERDQAAIARKAKQEAKAAQLLEQKEELARQQSKDAAQAQEEATVRAAARLETAEQVIAKTAAHEAERKAERDRRYAARKNRKS, via the coding sequence ATGAAGAACTTCGATCAAGACCGCCTTGATGGGCGCATCAAAAGCGCGTCTGCAGCCAAACAGAGCATGCTTGAACGTTTCAAAGCCGCAGCGGATGACCCCGAGAGGCTGGCAAAGCGCGCGGAACGCGATCAAGCGGCGATCGCCCGCAAAGCAAAGCAAGAGGCTAAGGCGGCACAGCTGCTTGAGCAAAAAGAAGAGCTTGCGCGCCAGCAATCCAAAGACGCCGCGCAAGCGCAAGAAGAAGCCACCGTGCGCGCGGCGGCACGGCTCGAGACCGCCGAGCAAGTGATTGCAAAAACCGCAGCGCACGAGGCAGAGCGCAAGGCAGAACGCGACCGCCGCTATGCTGCACGGAAAAACCGCAAGAGCTGA
- the murA gene encoding UDP-N-acetylglucosamine 1-carboxyvinyltransferase produces the protein MDSIVVTGGTPLNGKIAIAGAKNAALTLMPATLLSEEPLTLTNAPRLSDIATMTALLQSLGVEVTSMQDGKVQVLSSHAMTSTTADYEIVRKMRASNLVLGPLLARHHKAVVSLPGGCAIGARPMDIHVTALEAMGAEIELKDGYLHATAPGGLKGARVPLRFASVGATENVLMAATLAKGTTVIENAAREPEIVDLAKCLRSMGAQIEGEGTSTITIQGVDRLGAATHPVVTDRIELGTYMLAPVFAGGEVECLGGRLDLVGSFVEKLEAAGVDVTETKDGLKVKRRTDRAMAVDVTTEVFPGFPTDLQAQMMAMLCTADGTSVLEEKIFENRFMHAPELIRMGADIEVHGGVATVRGVDRLKGAPVMATDLRASVSLILAGLAAEGETKVSRIYHLDRGYEHIEEKLRGVGAQIERVSA, from the coding sequence ATGGATTCCATCGTGGTTACAGGCGGCACGCCGCTCAATGGCAAGATCGCGATTGCGGGGGCCAAGAATGCCGCCCTGACGCTGATGCCTGCGACGCTGTTGTCGGAAGAACCGCTGACGCTGACCAACGCGCCGCGCCTCTCGGATATCGCGACAATGACGGCCCTTTTGCAATCCCTGGGCGTTGAAGTGACCTCGATGCAGGATGGCAAGGTGCAGGTGTTGTCCTCACACGCCATGACATCGACCACGGCGGATTATGAGATCGTGCGCAAGATGCGCGCGTCCAACCTTGTGCTGGGCCCCCTGTTGGCGCGGCATCACAAGGCGGTTGTGTCCCTGCCCGGCGGCTGTGCGATTGGTGCGCGTCCGATGGATATTCACGTCACAGCGCTTGAGGCGATGGGCGCTGAGATTGAACTGAAAGACGGCTATCTGCATGCCACGGCCCCCGGCGGGCTGAAAGGCGCGCGGGTGCCGCTGCGCTTTGCCTCTGTGGGCGCAACAGAAAACGTGCTGATGGCCGCGACCTTGGCCAAAGGGACAACCGTGATCGAGAACGCGGCGCGCGAGCCGGAAATTGTCGATCTGGCCAAATGTCTGCGTAGCATGGGCGCGCAGATCGAAGGCGAAGGCACCAGCACGATCACGATCCAAGGCGTTGATCGCCTTGGTGCCGCGACCCACCCCGTTGTCACCGACCGGATTGAGCTGGGCACTTATATGCTGGCCCCTGTGTTCGCCGGTGGCGAGGTGGAGTGTCTGGGTGGGCGACTTGATCTTGTGGGCTCTTTTGTTGAGAAGCTGGAGGCCGCTGGTGTGGACGTGACCGAGACGAAGGATGGCTTGAAGGTCAAGCGCCGCACCGATCGTGCAATGGCGGTTGATGTCACCACCGAGGTTTTCCCCGGTTTCCCGACCGATTTGCAGGCCCAGATGATGGCCATGCTCTGTACCGCAGACGGCACATCGGTGTTGGAGGAAAAGATTTTCGAGAACCGCTTTATGCATGCGCCCGAGTTGATCCGCATGGGTGCAGATATCGAGGTGCATGGCGGTGTCGCAACGGTCCGCGGTGTGGATCGCCTGAAAGGTGCGCCTGTGATGGCCACCGATCTGCGCGCCTCGGTGTCTTTGATCCTTGCCGGTTTGGCTGCTGAAGGTGAAACCAAGGTCAGCCGGATTTACCACCTTGATCGCGGCTATGAGCATATCGAGGAAAAGCTGCGTGGCGTGGGCGCACAGATTGAACGGGTATCCGCATGA
- a CDS encoding NAD(P)/FAD-dependent oxidoreductase, producing MADTDILVVGAGIVGTSTALWLQLRGHKVMLVDPNPPGSGTSSGNACTIATYACMPVNSPAVLTGLLGLMTNTNSPLSISYAHALRNPRWILSFLSNCRATRSREIMENLASILSHADAGLNPLIEEAQAEDLVVNRGQLTVWSSAKGATADLSSLALRKSFGIPFTELTRAEVREMEPGLTLPIEKGVHYPDARHIRDPEELVRRFHARFTGLGGQTLCARVDATNADANGVAVTAGDTVIRARRVVVAAGAFSKQIKGSGAERLPLGVERGYHVLYAGQAHRITRPVGWAEGGFYAVPMAKGLRLAGTVEIAALDAPKNMERIGHIARKGSEMFADLPAPTSDWLGYRPSMPDALPVIGPSAVSDRIIHAFGHQHLGLTLGGITGRIVADIAEGRQSNIEINAFRPQRRYASL from the coding sequence ATGGCAGATACCGACATCTTAGTGGTCGGCGCCGGAATCGTCGGAACGAGCACGGCGCTTTGGCTGCAACTGCGCGGTCACAAAGTCATGCTGGTGGATCCGAACCCGCCAGGTTCAGGAACCAGTTCAGGCAACGCGTGCACAATTGCGACATACGCGTGTATGCCGGTAAACAGCCCGGCGGTTCTCACAGGTCTGTTAGGCTTGATGACGAACACCAACAGCCCCCTCTCGATCTCGTATGCACATGCCTTAAGAAACCCGCGCTGGATTTTGTCGTTCCTTTCAAATTGTCGCGCAACACGCAGTCGCGAGATCATGGAAAATCTCGCTTCAATCCTCTCGCATGCTGATGCCGGCCTGAATCCTTTGATTGAAGAGGCGCAGGCTGAAGATCTCGTTGTCAACCGTGGCCAGCTTACGGTGTGGTCATCCGCCAAAGGTGCGACGGCTGATCTGTCCTCGCTTGCGCTGCGCAAAAGTTTTGGAATTCCCTTCACCGAATTGACGCGTGCTGAGGTTCGCGAAATGGAACCTGGCCTAACGCTCCCTATTGAAAAGGGCGTGCACTACCCCGATGCCCGGCACATTCGTGACCCCGAAGAACTGGTGCGACGGTTTCACGCCCGGTTCACGGGCCTAGGCGGGCAGACTTTGTGCGCGCGTGTCGACGCAACGAACGCTGATGCCAATGGTGTTGCAGTCACTGCAGGCGATACGGTGATCCGCGCCCGCAGGGTTGTTGTTGCTGCCGGTGCCTTTTCAAAACAGATCAAGGGGTCTGGCGCAGAGCGGCTGCCGCTTGGCGTCGAACGCGGCTATCATGTGCTTTACGCTGGGCAAGCCCACCGCATCACCCGGCCGGTAGGTTGGGCCGAAGGCGGGTTTTACGCGGTACCAATGGCCAAGGGTCTTCGTCTGGCAGGCACGGTCGAGATTGCGGCTCTTGATGCGCCCAAGAACATGGAGCGTATCGGTCACATCGCACGCAAAGGCTCTGAGATGTTCGCGGATTTACCCGCGCCCACCAGTGATTGGCTAGGCTATCGTCCATCCATGCCAGACGCTCTGCCAGTGATCGGACCAAGCGCAGTTTCAGACCGGATCATTCACGCCTTTGGACACCAGCACCTTGGTTTGACGCTTGGTGGTATTACAGGCCGGATCGTTGCTGATATTGCCGAAGGCCGGCAGTCAAATATCGAAATTAATGCTTTCCGACCACAGCGGCGTTATGCATCGCTATGA
- a CDS encoding zinc ribbon domain-containing protein YjdM, whose product MTDTLPPCPECASTLTYQMDALLTCPECGHEWEQAAPSDAVHKVRDSVGNVLRDGDTVTVIKDLKVKGSSSVVKVGTKVRGIRLVEGDHDIDCKIPGIGQMGLKSEFVKKTAS is encoded by the coding sequence ATGACTGACACCTTGCCGCCCTGCCCCGAATGCGCATCGACTTTGACCTATCAGATGGATGCCTTGTTAACATGCCCCGAGTGCGGCCATGAATGGGAACAGGCGGCGCCATCTGATGCTGTTCATAAGGTGCGCGATAGTGTAGGTAATGTGCTGCGTGATGGTGACACCGTTACAGTGATCAAAGACCTGAAGGTAAAGGGGTCATCTTCCGTCGTCAAAGTTGGCACCAAGGTGCGCGGCATTCGGCTTGTGGAAGGTGATCACGATATTGACTGCAAGATTCCGGGAATTGGGCAGATGGGGCTGAAGTCGGAATTTGTAAAGAAAACAGCCAGTTGA
- a CDS encoding esterase-like activity of phytase family protein, whose product MTYRSLTMTSALALLAAPAFAQDMNFNRVASFMVADNLPGAEETSAEIIAVSEDGMTLVYTDSPGASIGFIDITDPANPVAAGVFMPEGEPTSVAVIGNYALAGVNTSPSYTEPSGFLVEIDMATKQEIGRCDLPGQPDSVGIAPDGSFLAVAIENERDEDLGDGRVGQMPAGSVFMVDLTAEGLIDCATARVADITGLADIAPEDPEPEFISINSENEVVVTLQENNHIVVLSSAGAVLSHFSAGEVTLEGVDTEEEGALVFDQTITVPREPDSITWIDNTHFAMANEGDMDGGSRGWTIFSQNGALVYESGTDFENAIIQIGHYPEERSGNKGVEPESVTFDTFGGTPFVFVGAERASVVGVYDITDPAAPVLTQLLPSGIGPEGYVTIPERNLLVSANETDDAGPRAHVMVFEYQDAPAAYPHLTSAGMDTLTGWGAISGQVAAEDGTIYAVNDSFYAMQPTIFHIDVSQTPAQIVDAIRVTREGQPAQLMDMEGITLDGDGGFWIASEGRSDRLVPHAIYHVGSDGAIEDYITLPNELLAVEARFGFEGITRVGDMLYIAVQREWRDDPANHAKVLGYNLDSTEWSVIHYPLTEPATGWVGLSEITAHGDRVYFIERDNQLDARAVTKQITSVPLSAMDSMVALGETPAVLEPELVVDLLPLLTSTGGYVLDKVEGLAITEDGTMWVSTDNDGVDDHSGETMFFAIRP is encoded by the coding sequence ATGACCTATCGCTCGCTGACGATGACGTCCGCTCTTGCCCTTCTTGCGGCCCCTGCGTTTGCGCAGGACATGAATTTCAACCGCGTCGCGTCATTCATGGTCGCAGACAACTTGCCCGGGGCGGAAGAAACATCTGCCGAAATCATCGCGGTTTCCGAAGATGGCATGACATTGGTCTACACAGACAGCCCCGGAGCTTCGATCGGCTTTATTGACATCACCGATCCGGCCAATCCGGTTGCCGCCGGTGTTTTTATGCCTGAGGGCGAACCAACATCCGTGGCCGTTATCGGCAACTATGCGCTGGCCGGTGTGAACACATCCCCAAGCTATACAGAGCCGTCCGGCTTTCTTGTCGAAATCGACATGGCTACAAAACAAGAAATCGGTCGGTGCGATCTTCCAGGCCAGCCTGACAGCGTGGGCATTGCGCCGGACGGGTCATTCCTTGCCGTTGCTATTGAAAACGAGCGTGACGAAGACCTTGGCGATGGCCGCGTCGGCCAGATGCCGGCAGGTTCCGTATTTATGGTTGATCTGACCGCAGAGGGTTTGATCGATTGCGCCACAGCCCGCGTGGCCGACATCACCGGACTGGCCGACATCGCGCCCGAAGATCCCGAGCCCGAGTTCATCTCGATCAACAGCGAAAACGAAGTTGTGGTCACCCTGCAGGAAAACAACCACATTGTGGTCCTGTCCTCTGCGGGTGCGGTGCTGAGCCACTTCTCTGCCGGTGAAGTCACACTGGAAGGTGTCGATACCGAAGAAGAAGGTGCGCTGGTATTCGACCAGACGATCACTGTCCCGCGCGAACCCGACAGCATTACATGGATCGACAACACCCATTTCGCCATGGCCAATGAGGGCGACATGGACGGTGGATCGCGCGGCTGGACGATCTTCAGCCAGAACGGTGCGCTTGTCTATGAAAGCGGGACGGATTTCGAGAACGCAATCATCCAGATCGGCCACTACCCTGAAGAACGCTCTGGCAATAAAGGTGTCGAGCCCGAAAGCGTGACCTTTGATACATTCGGCGGCACACCGTTCGTATTTGTCGGCGCGGAGCGCGCATCGGTCGTCGGTGTTTATGACATCACCGATCCAGCAGCGCCTGTTCTGACCCAACTGCTGCCTTCCGGCATCGGGCCAGAGGGATACGTCACCATCCCTGAACGCAACCTGCTGGTTTCTGCCAACGAAACCGACGATGCAGGCCCGCGCGCCCATGTCATGGTCTTTGAATATCAGGACGCGCCTGCCGCCTATCCACATCTGACGTCTGCAGGCATGGACACGCTGACAGGCTGGGGTGCCATCTCTGGTCAAGTGGCGGCCGAGGACGGCACGATCTACGCAGTAAACGACAGCTTTTACGCAATGCAGCCGACAATCTTCCACATCGACGTGAGCCAGACACCCGCGCAGATCGTCGATGCCATCCGCGTCACGCGCGAAGGCCAGCCGGCCCAGCTAATGGATATGGAAGGCATAACACTGGATGGTGATGGCGGTTTCTGGATCGCGTCCGAGGGGCGCTCTGACCGTCTTGTCCCGCACGCGATTTACCACGTCGGATCTGATGGCGCGATTGAAGACTACATCACCTTGCCAAACGAACTGCTCGCCGTCGAAGCCCGCTTCGGGTTCGAAGGCATCACACGGGTGGGCGATATGCTTTATATTGCCGTGCAGCGCGAATGGCGCGATGATCCGGCAAACCACGCCAAGGTTCTGGGCTACAATCTGGATAGCACGGAATGGTCCGTCATCCATTACCCGCTGACCGAACCTGCAACAGGGTGGGTGGGCCTGTCCGAAATCACAGCCCATGGTGACAGGGTTTACTTCATTGAGCGCGACAACCAGCTTGATGCCCGTGCTGTGACCAAGCAGATCACCAGCGTGCCGCTAAGCGCGATGGACTCTATGGTTGCCCTTGGTGAAACGCCTGCGGTTCTGGAACCCGAACTGGTTGTTGATCTGCTGCCGCTGCTGACATCCACTGGCGGATATGTTCTCGATAAGGTTGAAGGTCTGGCCATCACCGAGGACGGGACCATGTGGGTGTCCACAGACAATGACGGGGTTGATGACCACTCGGGCGAAACAATGTTCTTCGCCATTCGGCCATAA
- a CDS encoding SH3 domain-containing protein, translated as MHRTLLFAIFTVMLVASCGGLAADRTLVKGAGPDDLLKLRSGPGLGFNVILGLPDGTALNRGDCVTEVGQLWCRVSLAAAPQITGYVSADYLSSTR; from the coding sequence ATGCACCGCACTCTCCTTTTCGCCATTTTCACAGTCATGCTTGTTGCCAGCTGCGGTGGCTTGGCCGCTGATCGGACGTTGGTGAAGGGGGCCGGGCCGGACGACTTACTCAAGTTGCGGTCAGGTCCGGGCCTTGGCTTTAATGTGATCCTTGGGCTGCCGGATGGCACAGCACTCAATCGCGGCGACTGCGTGACGGAAGTTGGTCAACTGTGGTGCCGCGTTTCTTTGGCCGCAGCGCCGCAAATCACAGGCTATGTCTCGGCCGACTACCTGTCATCGACACGTTAG
- the ugpE gene encoding sn-glycerol-3-phosphate ABC transporter permease UgpE: MVEKRGSGLWLMHVIMVLGVLVIFFPIWLAFVASTVTQADIIRPPMPVWPGDQLWANYKNALFSGINVPVGTMLLNSLIMAVGIAVGKIIISLLSAFAIVYFNFPGRNIFFWLIFLTLMLPVEVRIVPTYEVVAGFGMLNSYSGLIFPLIASATATFLFRQFFLTIPDELAEAARVDGARPMRFFWDIVVPMSRTNIAALFVILFIYGWNQYLWPLLITTDPEMNTIVMGIKQMFPSGDDFAHWPTIMATSILAMIPPVIVVVGMQRLFIRGLVDSEK; the protein is encoded by the coding sequence ATGGTCGAAAAGCGCGGGTCGGGGCTGTGGCTCATGCATGTGATCATGGTCCTTGGTGTGCTGGTCATCTTCTTCCCGATCTGGCTGGCCTTCGTGGCTTCCACTGTTACGCAGGCCGATATCATCCGCCCGCCCATGCCGGTCTGGCCGGGGGATCAGCTTTGGGCCAATTACAAAAACGCGCTGTTTTCCGGCATCAACGTGCCGGTCGGCACAATGCTGCTGAACAGCCTGATCATGGCGGTCGGGATTGCGGTTGGCAAAATCATCATTTCGCTCTTGTCGGCCTTCGCGATTGTTTATTTCAACTTCCCCGGTCGCAACATTTTCTTCTGGCTCATCTTTCTGACGCTGATGTTGCCTGTCGAGGTGCGGATCGTGCCTACCTACGAAGTTGTCGCAGGCTTTGGCATGTTGAATTCCTACTCCGGCTTGATCTTCCCGTTGATCGCATCGGCCACAGCAACGTTCCTGTTCCGTCAGTTCTTTTTGACCATCCCTGATGAACTGGCCGAGGCCGCCCGCGTGGACGGCGCGCGCCCGATGCGGTTTTTCTGGGATATCGTCGTGCCGATGAGCCGGACAAATATCGCAGCCCTCTTTGTGATCCTGTTTATCTACGGCTGGAACCAGTACCTCTGGCCGCTTCTGATCACCACTGACCCCGAAATGAACACCATCGTCATGGGCATCAAACAGATGTTCCCCAGCGGTGATGACTTTGCCCATTGGCCGACGATCATGGCGACGTCCATCCTTGCGATGATCCCGCCGGTGATTGTCGTCGTGGGCATGCAACGGCTGTTTATCCGCGGCCTTGTCGATAGCGAGAAATAG
- a CDS encoding DUF2948 family protein, with product MTQDATFEDGRETPLRLKALDAEDLAVIAAFTQDAVFTASEMKWDRKARRFAILLNRFRWEDAPKAQARKRSYERVQAVLAVEDVVKVQTQGVDRADTDMVYSLLSLSFQAGEDGTGRVELTLAGNGAIALEVEALEVVLRDVTRPYVAPSKKAPSHPA from the coding sequence ATGACCCAAGATGCAACATTCGAGGACGGGCGCGAGACCCCGTTGCGCCTCAAGGCGCTGGATGCCGAGGATTTGGCGGTGATCGCGGCGTTCACGCAGGACGCGGTGTTTACGGCGTCCGAAATGAAATGGGACCGCAAGGCGCGGCGCTTTGCCATTTTGCTGAACCGTTTCCGTTGGGAAGACGCGCCGAAGGCCCAAGCCCGCAAACGCAGTTATGAGCGTGTGCAGGCGGTTCTCGCCGTTGAGGACGTGGTCAAGGTGCAAACCCAAGGGGTCGATCGCGCCGATACGGATATGGTTTATTCGCTGTTGTCGCTTTCCTTCCAGGCCGGTGAAGATGGTACAGGCCGCGTGGAACTGACCCTTGCGGGCAATGGCGCAATTGCTTTGGAGGTTGAGGCATTGGAGGTTGTGTTGCGCGATGTGACGCGGCCCTATGTGGCACCGTCGAAGAAAGCGCCGTCGCATCCTGCGTGA
- a CDS encoding ABC transporter ATP-binding protein, with product MATVSLQDIKKSFGSTDVIHGITTDIADGEFIVIVGPSGCGKSTLLRMVAGLETVTAGDVLIGGNRANDKEPMDRDIAMVFQNYALYPHMSVRQNMGYGLKIAKLPKDQIDAKVLQAAQLLQLEPLLDRKPRELSGGQRQRVAMGRAIVREPAVFLFDEPLSNLDAKLRVQMRLEIKELQSKLGITALYVTHDQVEAMTMADRMIVMNSGIAEQIGTPLEVYETPRTLFAAQFIGSPAMNILDAQIKDGWVMLGDRRIVEAAGPDGPVKFGIRPEHLIADDNGPIHVHARMAEPLGANTLLHSELVETKESFTASLQGVHTLNSAESLLRFSVQPGKSHLFDVETGLRRTT from the coding sequence ATGGCGACGGTTTCCCTGCAAGACATCAAGAAAAGCTTTGGATCGACGGATGTGATCCACGGTATCACAACCGATATTGCCGATGGTGAATTCATCGTCATTGTCGGGCCGTCCGGCTGCGGTAAGTCCACGCTTCTGCGCATGGTCGCGGGGCTGGAAACCGTGACAGCGGGCGATGTTCTGATCGGCGGCAACCGCGCGAATGACAAAGAACCAATGGACCGTGATATCGCGATGGTGTTCCAAAACTACGCGCTTTATCCGCATATGTCAGTGCGTCAGAACATGGGTTACGGGCTGAAGATCGCCAAACTGCCCAAAGATCAGATTGATGCCAAAGTACTTCAGGCAGCCCAGCTCTTGCAGCTTGAACCACTGCTGGATCGCAAACCGCGCGAACTGTCAGGTGGTCAGCGCCAGCGCGTCGCGATGGGGCGGGCCATCGTGCGTGAACCGGCTGTGTTTTTGTTTGATGAACCGCTGTCCAATCTTGACGCCAAGCTGCGGGTCCAGATGCGGCTCGAGATTAAGGAATTGCAGTCAAAACTCGGTATTACCGCGCTTTACGTGACGCACGATCAGGTCGAAGCCATGACAATGGCCGACCGGATGATCGTGATGAACAGCGGGATCGCTGAACAAATTGGCACGCCGCTCGAAGTCTATGAGACCCCCCGCACGCTCTTTGCTGCACAGTTCATCGGCAGCCCCGCGATGAATATTCTGGATGCGCAGATAAAGGATGGTTGGGTGATGTTGGGCGACCGACGCATCGTCGAGGCGGCAGGGCCAGACGGCCCCGTCAAATTCGGCATCCGCCCTGAGCACTTGATCGCTGATGACAACGGCCCGATCCACGTCCACGCCAGAATGGCCGAACCGCTGGGCGCGAATACGCTGCTTCACAGTGAGCTGGTAGAGACAAAAGAAAGCTTCACCGCGAGCCTTCAGGGGGTGCATACCCTCAATAGCGCGGAGTCTTTGCTGCGGTTTTCGGTCCAGCCCGGCAAATCCCATCTGTTTGATGTCGAGACCGGCTTGCGTCGCACAACCTGA